Proteins found in one Triticum aestivum cultivar Chinese Spring chromosome 4D, IWGSC CS RefSeq v2.1, whole genome shotgun sequence genomic segment:
- the LOC123098968 gene encoding uncharacterized protein, with product MPAPLIPIAAATAAATSAVGVALGVRLLLLLSRSRALKPLAATTSAAAAALRAPRVLAAASSPLAALLAASKSYKAARALDPAARLPSLPSSKRVKAAFAAASLLRLAPTLLLLPAAASSPSSSSSPTALFALALLKSGYKLSKNSAKVVEGFLGLQVHKGFRNGVDALGVVVKVAVIASEVAVWVGGRFWGADDDGRGRCVRFLGLTRTTTLVLAGSAKSEAQVVLFDPGTAVEMEDEGCWLEEDPDPSLLLCLAVPLPA from the coding sequence ATGCCCGCCCCGCTCATCCCCATCGCGGCGGCCACGGCCGCCGCCACCTCGGCCGTCGGCGTAGCGCTGGGGGTGCGCCTGCTCCTGCTCCTCTCCCGCTCGCGCGCGCTCAAGCCGCTCGCCGCCACCACgtccgcggccgcggccgcgctcCGGGCGCCGCGggtcctcgccgccgcctcctccccgctcGCCGCCCTCCTCGCCGCCTCCAAGTCCTACAAGGCGGCGCGCGCGCTCGACCCGGCCGCGCGCCTCCCCTCGCTGCCCTCCTCCAAGCGCGTCAaggccgccttcgccgccgcctccctcctccgcctcgccccgaccctcctcctcctccccgccgccgcctcctcgccctcctcctcctcctcccccaccgCCCTCTTCGCGCTCGCGCTGCTCAAGTCCGGATACAAGCTCTCCAAGAACTCCGCCAAGGTCGTCGAGGGCTTCCTCGGCCTGCAGGTCCACAAGGGCTTCCGCAACGGCGTCGACGCGCTCGGCGTCGTCGTCAAGGTCGCCGTCATCGCCTCCGAGGTCGCCGTCTGGGTCGGCGGCCGCTTCTGGGGCGCCGACGACGACGGCCGCGGCCGCTGCGTCCGCTTCCTTGGCCTCACCAGGACGACTACCTTGGTCCTAGCCGGGTCTGCAAAATCTGAAGCCCAGGTTGTGCTCTTCGATCCTGGAACTGCCGTCGAGATGGAGGACGAGGGGTGCTGGTTGGAGGAGGACCCGGACCCCTCCCTGTTGCTCTGCCTCGCGGTGCCCCTGCCTGCCTGA
- the LOC123098967 gene encoding uncharacterized protein isoform X2, with protein sequence MLPDDDCITEGISSPIAAHILDFCDDGLGDNLLAAVTSTSGPFAASSEDVSSSSTATPPLCSYSDDIPEMPFSPLPCFDSTLSALLEEEQNACPDTKLIPPINETLAASGYYQAVTGETSIEQFGQPRLPQSIAEPLLAMQMSSTAPISMPLAPGCDEDCLTAALARGYMSLDGALYPQTGAMIPSYNTEASKVGFFNGNSANSNGMVVLDMSDIGEYQRMMEGEGLTRTYSDTDSMKGAYSNTAEMQNAGNNQDLVNGCNGSPPTLPPTEISGIEDSTFKVVRLSAEQRKEKIHRYIKKRNERNFSKKIKYACRKTLADSRPRVRGRFAKNEELCEATRSSSQNHEQYGQIAGADGEDMLDSSDILAHLSGINNYSYKYNCTIESWI encoded by the exons ATGCTCCCCGACGACGATTGCATCACC GAGGGGATCTCAAGCCCCATAGCTGCTCACATACTTGATTTCTGCGATGACGGCCTGGGTGATAACCTCCTTGCCGCAGTGACCTCTACCTCCGGCCCATTTGCAGCCTCCTCTGAGGATGTTTCATCCTCCTCCACTGCCACCCCTCCCCTCTGCAGCTACAGCGATGACATCCCAGAAATGCCCTTCTCCCCGTTACCCTGCTTTGACTCCACTCTCTCAGCCCTACTTGAGGAAGAGCAAAACGCTTGCCCTGATACCAAGCTCATTCCCCCAATCAACGAGACACTTGCAGCATCAGGATACTATCAAGCTGTGACCGGAGAGACCAGCATAGAGCAATTCGGCCAACCACGGCTTCCCCAGAGTATAGCTGAACCCTTGCTGGCAATGCAAATGAGCAGCACTGCACCTATCTCGATGCCTCTTGCTCCAGGGTGTGATGAAGATTGCCTCACGGCAGCACTAGCCAGAGGGTACATGAGCCTGGATGGTGCCCTGTATCCGCAAACAGGAGCAATGATCCCGAGTTACAACACAGAGGCATCAAAAGTAGGATTCTTCAATGGTAATAGTGCTAATAGCAATGGTATGGTGGTGTTAGATATGAGTGACATCGGTGAGTATCAGAGGATGATGGAAGGCGAAGGACTGACCAGAACATATAGCGATACAGATTCCATGAAGGGGGCTTATAGCAACACTGCAGAGATGCAG AATGCGGGGAACAACCAAGACCTGGTAAATGGATGCAACGGAAGCCCACCAACATTACCTCCAACAGAAATCTCAGGAATAGAAGATTCCACCTTCAAAGTTGTGCGTCTTTCAGCTGAACAGAGGAAGGAAAAGATCCACAGGTACATAAAGAAAAGGAATGAGAGGAACTTCAGCAAAAAAATAAAG TATGCTTGCAGAAAAACTTTAGCAGATAGCAGGCCCCGTGTCCGTGGAAGGTTTGCAAAGAACGAGGAACTTTGTGAAGCAACAAGATCAAGCTCCCAAAATCATGAACAGTATGGACAGATT GCGGGTGCAGATGGAGAAGACATGCTTGACTCGTCCGATATTCTGGCACATTTGAGTGGGATAAACAACTACAGCTATAAGTATAATTGTACCATTGAATCATGGATATGA
- the LOC123098967 gene encoding uncharacterized protein isoform X1, with protein MMRMFFEEDAPQPDEQLCIEGISSPIAAHILDFCDDGLGDNLLAAVTSTSGPFAASSEDVSSSSTATPPLCSYSDDIPEMPFSPLPCFDSTLSALLEEEQNACPDTKLIPPINETLAASGYYQAVTGETSIEQFGQPRLPQSIAEPLLAMQMSSTAPISMPLAPGCDEDCLTAALARGYMSLDGALYPQTGAMIPSYNTEASKVGFFNGNSANSNGMVVLDMSDIGEYQRMMEGEGLTRTYSDTDSMKGAYSNTAEMQNAGNNQDLVNGCNGSPPTLPPTEISGIEDSTFKVVRLSAEQRKEKIHRYIKKRNERNFSKKIKYACRKTLADSRPRVRGRFAKNEELCEATRSSSQNHEQYGQIAGADGEDMLDSSDILAHLSGINNYSYKYNCTIESWI; from the exons ATGATGAGGATGTTCTTCGAGGAGGACGCGCCGCAGCCAGACGAGCAGCTATGCATT GAGGGGATCTCAAGCCCCATAGCTGCTCACATACTTGATTTCTGCGATGACGGCCTGGGTGATAACCTCCTTGCCGCAGTGACCTCTACCTCCGGCCCATTTGCAGCCTCCTCTGAGGATGTTTCATCCTCCTCCACTGCCACCCCTCCCCTCTGCAGCTACAGCGATGACATCCCAGAAATGCCCTTCTCCCCGTTACCCTGCTTTGACTCCACTCTCTCAGCCCTACTTGAGGAAGAGCAAAACGCTTGCCCTGATACCAAGCTCATTCCCCCAATCAACGAGACACTTGCAGCATCAGGATACTATCAAGCTGTGACCGGAGAGACCAGCATAGAGCAATTCGGCCAACCACGGCTTCCCCAGAGTATAGCTGAACCCTTGCTGGCAATGCAAATGAGCAGCACTGCACCTATCTCGATGCCTCTTGCTCCAGGGTGTGATGAAGATTGCCTCACGGCAGCACTAGCCAGAGGGTACATGAGCCTGGATGGTGCCCTGTATCCGCAAACAGGAGCAATGATCCCGAGTTACAACACAGAGGCATCAAAAGTAGGATTCTTCAATGGTAATAGTGCTAATAGCAATGGTATGGTGGTGTTAGATATGAGTGACATCGGTGAGTATCAGAGGATGATGGAAGGCGAAGGACTGACCAGAACATATAGCGATACAGATTCCATGAAGGGGGCTTATAGCAACACTGCAGAGATGCAG AATGCGGGGAACAACCAAGACCTGGTAAATGGATGCAACGGAAGCCCACCAACATTACCTCCAACAGAAATCTCAGGAATAGAAGATTCCACCTTCAAAGTTGTGCGTCTTTCAGCTGAACAGAGGAAGGAAAAGATCCACAGGTACATAAAGAAAAGGAATGAGAGGAACTTCAGCAAAAAAATAAAG TATGCTTGCAGAAAAACTTTAGCAGATAGCAGGCCCCGTGTCCGTGGAAGGTTTGCAAAGAACGAGGAACTTTGTGAAGCAACAAGATCAAGCTCCCAAAATCATGAACAGTATGGACAGATT GCGGGTGCAGATGGAGAAGACATGCTTGACTCGTCCGATATTCTGGCACATTTGAGTGGGATAAACAACTACAGCTATAAGTATAATTGTACCATTGAATCATGGATATGA